A single window of Acetobacteraceae bacterium DNA harbors:
- a CDS encoding DMT family transporter, producing MKASPTLGILLALGGWGTFSVSDAFSKMLHGILPASEVACSGGLFGLLLIPFFLKKGKTSLRDVFPKKADLLSWIIRACAFFAATALSVKAFMLLPMSEAMAFIFLCPVFTNLLEVFFLKQKVHLMSWVSAFVGFIGVLLVLRPGIRPLGIGDYSALGVAFALAVAIITLKYGEIKIERAKRAGHSEKDLPKEAAKLSIFSSTLAGPMIGNGILMLPDFQRPEGLRNWGFLLGYALLMAFGQILLIYAAKTISSGRVALTQYSQMLWALVLDMLLFADKPDALAWAGSALILFSGFIELFGEKKSKAKREAKVHLLKVRSADLL from the coding sequence ATGAAGGCATCGCCGACACTTGGGATTTTACTTGCTTTGGGAGGATGGGGCACTTTTTCCGTCAGTGATGCGTTTTCTAAAATGCTTCATGGGATCTTGCCGGCCTCAGAAGTCGCCTGTTCGGGTGGATTATTCGGCCTTTTGCTAATCCCTTTTTTTCTTAAAAAAGGAAAAACTTCTTTGAGGGATGTTTTTCCAAAGAAGGCGGATTTGCTTAGCTGGATCATTCGGGCATGTGCCTTTTTTGCGGCAACAGCGCTAAGTGTCAAAGCCTTCATGCTTTTACCAATGTCGGAGGCAATGGCATTTATTTTTCTTTGTCCTGTCTTTACAAATCTCTTAGAGGTCTTTTTCCTGAAGCAAAAAGTCCATTTGATGTCATGGGTTTCTGCCTTTGTTGGTTTTATAGGGGTCTTGCTGGTGCTGAGGCCGGGAATAAGACCGCTTGGCATTGGCGATTATAGCGCTTTAGGGGTTGCTTTTGCGCTGGCGGTTGCCATCATTACGCTTAAATATGGAGAGATTAAAATTGAGCGTGCGAAAAGAGCAGGCCATTCAGAAAAAGACCTTCCCAAAGAGGCCGCAAAATTAAGCATTTTCAGCTCAACTTTAGCCGGGCCGATGATTGGAAATGGGATTCTGATGCTTCCCGATTTCCAGAGACCGGAAGGTCTGCGAAATTGGGGCTTTCTTTTGGGTTATGCGCTCTTGATGGCTTTCGGCCAAATTCTTTTGATCTATGCGGCAAAAACCATCTCTTCAGGACGTGTGGCGCTGACACAATATAGCCAGATGCTTTGGGCGCTCGTGCTGGATATGCTCTTGTTTGCCGATAAGCCAGATGCGCTGGCGTGGGCAGGAAGCGCTTTGATTTTATTCTCTGGCTTTATTGAGCTGTTTGGGGAGAAAAAATCAAAAGCAAAACGAGAGGCCAAAGTCCACCTTCTTAAAGTGAGGTCGGCTGATCTTTTATGA
- a CDS encoding DUF4054 domain-containing protein, giving the protein MSNTSLTAGKVIFDPAEWKKTFPIFADLTDAQAQFNFDCACDYLNNSAASPIRNLRKRQRLLWLLTAHLSQLSLNGTSASENGTSGMVGRISSASRGSVSLSTDASGIPRSGWWFAQTPYGAAFWQATLPLRQMRFLPGHPHAAKIWP; this is encoded by the coding sequence ATGTCAAACACTTCCCTCACAGCAGGAAAGGTTATTTTTGATCCGGCAGAATGGAAAAAAACCTTTCCTATTTTTGCCGATTTAACCGATGCGCAGGCACAATTTAATTTTGATTGCGCCTGCGATTATCTCAATAACAGCGCTGCCTCTCCTATACGAAATTTAAGGAAGCGTCAGCGGCTTTTATGGCTTTTAACCGCACATTTATCACAACTTTCTTTAAACGGCACCAGCGCCTCGGAAAATGGAACTTCCGGAATGGTTGGGCGTATTTCCTCTGCCAGCAGAGGTTCTGTCTCCCTTAGTACGGATGCAAGCGGTATTCCACGATCCGGCTGGTGGTTTGCACAGACGCCTTATGGTGCGGCCTTTTGGCAGGCAACTCTTCCCCTTCGGCAAATGCGTTTTCTTCCCGGTCATCCGCATGCCGCAAAAATTTGGCCTTAA